A genomic region of Longimicrobiaceae bacterium contains the following coding sequences:
- a CDS encoding glycosyltransferase family 4 protein — GIAASSLRPWPRAFAALRGIAAGKPLWVAARWNAPFARSLRRITDEWRPEVVQAEFSAMGQYLGALDGVRARRVVTVHEPAVPVARERVLAARGWERAFWRTDARRWEMFEAGVLRRADAAVAFTGRDRAELERLGTGTPVVRIPLAVSLPEAAADPVGGPRPALLFVGSFVHPPNLDAALHLVCDIFPRLRGRFPGLRLYLVGEGPPGALRKLAGAGIEVTGWVPDLAPHLDRAAVVVAPIRRGGGMRVKVAEALAAGKAVVGTPLAFEGMEVEDGTHALVASGADAFVEAVARLLEEPERRARMGRAAREWALRSLGPDRTAAAYEALYRSLLDGWGAMETRVEAAR; from the coding sequence GGGATCGCCGCCTCGTCGCTGCGCCCCTGGCCGCGGGCCTTCGCGGCGCTCCGCGGGATCGCGGCCGGCAAGCCGCTCTGGGTGGCCGCCCGCTGGAACGCGCCGTTCGCGCGGTCGCTCCGCCGGATCACGGACGAGTGGCGCCCGGAGGTGGTGCAGGCGGAGTTCAGCGCCATGGGGCAGTACCTGGGCGCGCTGGACGGGGTGCGGGCGCGGCGCGTGGTGACCGTCCACGAGCCCGCCGTCCCCGTCGCCCGGGAGCGGGTGCTGGCGGCCCGCGGGTGGGAGCGCGCCTTCTGGCGCACCGACGCGCGGCGGTGGGAGATGTTCGAGGCGGGCGTCCTCCGCCGCGCGGACGCCGCGGTCGCCTTCACCGGGCGCGACCGGGCGGAGCTGGAACGGCTCGGGACGGGGACCCCCGTCGTCCGCATCCCGCTCGCGGTCTCGCTCCCCGAGGCGGCGGCGGACCCGGTGGGCGGGCCCCGCCCGGCGCTCCTCTTCGTGGGGAGCTTCGTGCACCCGCCCAACCTGGACGCCGCCCTGCACCTGGTCTGCGACATCTTTCCGCGGCTGCGGGGGCGCTTCCCGGGGCTCCGGCTGTATCTTGTGGGCGAGGGGCCTCCCGGCGCGCTGCGGAAGTTGGCGGGAGCGGGGATCGAGGTCACCGGCTGGGTTCCGGACCTGGCGCCGCACCTGGACCGGGCGGCGGTCGTGGTGGCCCCCATCCGCCGCGGCGGCGGGATGCGGGTGAAGGTCGCGGAGGCCCTGGCGGCCGGCAAGGCGGTGGTGGGGACGCCGCTCGCCTTCGAGGGGATGGAGGTGGAGGACGGGACACACGCCCTGGTGGCCTCCGGCGCGGACGCCTTCGTGGAGGCGGTCGCCCGGCTGCTGGAGGAGCCGGAGCGGCGCGCGCGGATGGGGCGGGCGGCGCGCGAGTGGGCGCTGCGCAGCCTGGGGCCCGACCGCACCGCCGCCGCCTACGAGGCGCTGTACCGGTCGCTCCTCGACGGGTGGGGAGCGATGGAGACACGGGTG